The following proteins are co-located in the Malus sylvestris chromosome 13, drMalSylv7.2, whole genome shotgun sequence genome:
- the LOC126597340 gene encoding 2-hydroxyisoflavanone dehydratase-like gives MASITKELTFKSVPFIRIFEDGTVERTPLPYPSYVPPSPDQDPETGVSSKDITISENPKISVRAFLPNLPQNHTQKLPILVYFHGGAFCMESAFSFLNQRYLNLLVSEAKVIAVSVEYRLAPENPLPTANEDCWAALQWVASHSSNKDLDSNKEPWLVRYGDFGRLYIGGDSAGGNITHNLAMKGGVESLCGGVKILGAFLSCPYFWGSKPIGSEPKGEEFEKYHHSIAWDFVYPSAPGGIDNPMVNPEGEGAPSLTGLGCSKVLVCVAGKDDLRDRGVQYYDLVKESGWKGELELFEVEGEDHFFHFWLMIESKTETENVKKVFKRLASFLV, from the coding sequence ATGGCTTCCATTACTAAAGAATTAACCTTTAAGTCCGTTCCTTTCATCAGAATCTTCGAAGATGGCACTGTGGAGCGCACTCCACTTCCATATCCTTCATATGTCCCGCCATCTCCTGATCAAGATCCAGAAACTGGTGTCTCCTCCAAAGACATCACCATCTCAGAAAACCCCAAAATCTCGGTTCGCGCTTTCCTCCCAAATCTCCCTCAAAATCATACCCAAAAGCTCCCCATCTTGGTTTATTTCCACGGTGGTGCCTTTTGCATGGAGTCTGCCTTCTCATTCCTTAACCAACGTTATCTCAACCTCTTGGTCTCAGAAGCCAAAGTTATAGCTGTCTCTGTTGAGTATAGACTTGCCCCAGAAAACCCACTTCCTACTGCTAATGAAGACTGCTGGGCCGCTCTTCAATGGGTTGCTTCTCACTCAAGCAACAAAGACTTGGACAGTAACAAAGAGCCATGGTTAGTCAGGTATGGAGATTTTGGTAGACTTTACATTGGTGGTGATAGTGCAGGTGGAAATATTACACATAACCTGGCTATGAAGGGAGGAGTTGAGAGCTTGTGTGGTGGTGTGAAAAttttgggggcatttttgtcctgTCCTTATTTTTGGGGTTCCAAGCCAATTGGGTCAGAGCCTAAAGGTGAAGAGTTTGAGAAATATCATCATTCTATAGCTTGGGACTTTGTTTATCCCTCAGCTCCTGGAGGGATTGATAATCCAATGGTGAATCCTGAGGGTGAGGGTGCACCGAGCCTTACTGGACTAGGGTGCTCTAAGGTGCTTGTGTGTGTTGCTGGAAAGGATGATTTGAGGGATCGAGGTGTTCAATATTATGATTTAGTGAAGGAAAGTGGGTGGAAAGGAGAATTGGAGCTGTTTGAAGTTGAAGGAGAGGACCATTTCTTTCATTTCTGGCTTATGATCGAGTCTAAGACTGAGACTGAGAATGTTAAGAAAGTGTTCAAACGCTTGGCTTCTTTTCTTGTCTAG